A window of the Ipomoea triloba cultivar NCNSP0323 chromosome 14, ASM357664v1 genome harbors these coding sequences:
- the LOC116003863 gene encoding uncharacterized protein LOC116003863 codes for MVASGTSPKDHPPDGGGPSANEFNFPDVAMMEDDGRLDPADTGAASSSFRRALSYLILVHRPSIVCFLEPKVSGAQASKICSNFGFEEWVRVEAVGFSGGIWVLWKGSLNVEIIETHPQFITLQMDHGVAGVHRLTLVYGSPNLYLRRRLFSDLSCCSLNFQGPWLLAGDFNSVTSREEVNNPECFSLSRCTDFNNWLFREGLIDLGYIGAKFTWMRGVNSSSFRGARLDRALSNIQWKLCCPNTVVEHLPMIQSDHSPLLITTDPSAGTTRGNIFRFNMAWAVNPGFLPLIHHNWKTDKSLEANKSDMAKVLTEWNKNTVGNIFQNKNRLLARIGGVQKRLTSKVTPELIRLDRKLRLELEETLHQEELIWFQRSRESWITSGDRNTRFYHIATTIKSNQKKIKALKDDDGSWVTEENEVRGLVRNYFERLYTEEALPFHHPLLPGKFPKLSETEWEFVNASPGPCKLSEKRALFDMEPCKAPGLDGFAAGFYQKTWSITGKCLVRFARHFFEVGSLPPGSNDTIISLIPKVGNLELVNQLRLIGLCNISYKLLTKAMTNRLKEISKNLIGQHQTSFVPGRLITDNILVFQEVLHSMKYKQGAKGWMIVKLDLEKAYDRLSWKFLEETLRDIGFNHNWTRNIMECVSTPRLAVLWNGQKSDWFTPQRGLRQGDSISPLLFVLCMERLSHLILDSIKQEKWKWIKICRNGPHVSHLFFADDLILFGEATMEQAVEMKKCLDAFCANSGQKISLHKSSVFFSKNTNPVVQQCISATLDIPIVVDMGKYLGIPSLHGRLEKETFAGIIERVRGKLAGWKSKSLSFAGRHTLVQSVLSAIPYYTMQSTLLPVGVTSAIEKIIRDFLWGSSEGERKCHLVRWETVTKSKAYGGLGIRKMEPMNRAFLAKLGWRLIQNEDSIWSQIFKAKYSVSSTDCSTWKAKANMSNAWKGILRSVPILQKGIRITVRNGRRTSFWTDCWLGDKPLCQEAINAIPPGDLGRLVASYWSADRGWRWESLNNLLPEEILSKLAAYVLHEEQNLDDIVGWKLEASGCFSVSSAYDIATRDEGPPEVAKWNSIWKLKVPNRIRTFMWLVKHNKIMTNENRVKRGMTESDSCWFCTGVKENTEHVLRLCPLAEPVWRSVLPAFVERTRLFPFSKWLEEGISDKGDGRQPSNVSSLFSTTLWWIWKWRNDAIFNSVVKPLHAKTSWISTQVGEFNRAFFRAKGPPSRIERNTWQKFAWTKPQDGYVKVNVDGAVDITYHKASCGGLIRDGEGSWKQGYAYNIGNYTPLEAEAWALLKGVQLASHLGFNRVTFESDSTEVVSYLTRPRPPTIAAHNILEACKRELRAIEVWQITLIVREQNQAADSLAKLARSLHRGLHIFDSPPESILGFLEDDRCGLPV; via the exons ATGGTGGCCTCTGGGACTTCTCCTAAAGATCACCCTCCTGACGGCGGTGGCCCCTCGGCTAACGAGTTTAACTTCCCCGATGTAGCTATGATGGAGGATGATGGTCGGCTTGACCCGGCCGATACT GGCGCAGCCTCTAGTTCGTTTAGACGCGCCCTTAGCTATTTGATTTTGGTCCACAGACCTtctattgtttgttttttggaaCCTAAGGTTTCGGGTGCTCAAGCGAGCAAAATATGCTCCAATTTTGGGTTTGAGGAGTGGGTTAGAGTCGAAGCAGTAGGCTTCTCTGGTGGGATTTGGGTTCTTTGGAAGGGCTCTTTGAATGTTGAGATAATCGAAACTCATCCTCAATTCATTACTTTGCAGATGGACCATGGAGTTGCTGGCGTACACAGGCTCACATTAGTCTACGGAAGCCCCAACCTCTACCTTAGAAGAAGATTGTTTTCGGATTTATCGTGCTGTTCATTGAATTTCCAAGGCCCTTGGTTGTTGGCTGGAGACTTTAACTCTGTAACGTCAAGGGAGGAGGTTAACAACCCGGAGTGCTTCTCCCTTTCAAGATGCACCGACTTCAACAACTGGTTGTTTCGGGAAGGTTTGATAGACTTGGGGTACATTGGTGCCAAATTCACGTGGATGAGAGGAGTTAACTCATCCTCGTTTAGAGGCGCTCGGCTGGATCGAGCGCTAAGCAATATTCAATGGAAGCTATGCTGTCCGAATACTGTGGTGGAACATCTTCCCATGATACAATCAGATCACTCACCGCTGCTTATTACCACGGATCCATCTGCAGGTACAACTAGGGGCAATATCTTTAGATTCAACATGGCCTGGGCTGTGAACCCTGGATTTCTTCCATTAATCCATCACAATTGGAAGACAGACAAGAGCTTAGAAGCCAATAAATCTGATATGGCCAAGGTGTTGACAGAATGGAACAAGAACACTGTTGGGAACATCTTCCAAAACAAGAATCGACTGCTAGCTAGGATCGGTGGAGTCCAGAAGCGCCTCACTAGTAAGGTAACTCCAGAACTGATACGCTTGGACCGTAAGCTCCGACTGGAGTTGGAGGAAACTCTGCATCAGGAGGAGTTGATTTGGTTCCAGCGGTCCAGGGAAAGCTGGATTACTTCAGGTGATCGCAACACCCGCTTTTATCATATTGCGACAACGATAAAAAGCAACCAGAAAAAGATTAAGGCACTCAAGGATGATGACGGCAGTTGGGTAACCGAGGAGAACGAGGTTAGAGGGCTCGTGCGCAACTACTTTGAAAGACTATACACTGAAGAGGCACTACCGTTTCATCACCCGCTACTGCCCGGGAAATTTCCCAAACTTTCTGAAACGGAGTGGGAGTTCGTGAATGCTTCACCGGGGCCATGCAAACTTTCTGAAAAGCGAGCTTTGTTCGATATGGAGCCATGCAAAGCACCGGGGCTGGATGGCTTCGCCGCAGGATTTTATCAGAAAACTTGGAGCATCACTGGAAAGTGCTTGGTCAGGTTCGCAAGGCATTTCTTTGAAGTTGGCAGTCTCCCTCCCGGGTCCAACGATACGATAATATCCCTCATACCCAAAGTTGGGAATCTAGAGTTGGTCAATCAACTGCGCCTTATTGGCCTATGCAACATATCTTACAAGTTACTGACAAAGGCAATGACCAACAGGCTGAAAGAGATATCTAAGAATTTGATAGGCCAACATCAGACCAGTTTCGTCCCAGGCAGACTCATCACGGACAACATCCTTGTTTTTCAAGAAGTTCTCCATTCCATGAAGTACAAGCAAGGAGCTAAAGGGTGGATGATCGTTAAACTGGACCTCGAGAAGGCATACGATAGGCTATCATGGAAATTCCTCGAAGAGACGCTTAGGGACATTGGTTTCAACCACAACTGGACAAGAAATATCATGGAATGTGTCTCCACACCCAGGCTGGCAGTCTTATGGAACGGGCAGAAATCGGACTGGTTCACCCCTCAACGAGGATTGAGACAGGGAGACTCTATTTCtcctttactttttgttttgtgtATGGAAAGGCTAAGCCATCTAATCCTTGACTCTATAAAGCAGGAGAAGTGGAAATGGATTAAAATTTGCAGGAATGGCCCTCACGTTtctcaccttttttttgcaGACGACTTGATTCTATTCGGGGAAGCTACAATGGAACAAGCGGTCGAAATGAAGAAGTGCCTAGACGCCTTTTGCGCCAATTCTGGGCAGAAAATCAGCCTCCACAAGTCGTCAGTGTTCTTCTCAAAAAACACAAACCCAGTAGTACAACAGTGCATCAGTGCAACTTTAGACATACCGATTGTAGTAGACATGGGCAAGTATCTCGGAATCCCCTCTTTACACGGAAGGCTGGAGAAGGAGACCTTCGCAGGGATCATTGAAAGAGTCCGAGGAAAGCTAGCAGGTTGGAAATCCAAGTCCCTTTCGTTCGCAGGAAGGCACACCCTAGTGCAGTCAGTCCTATCAGCCATACCATATTATACAATGCAATCAACTTTACTGCCGGTCGGAGTAACATCAGCCATAGAAAAGATCATCCGGGACTTCCTATGGGGCAGCAGCGAAGGCGAGAGAAAGTGTCACTTAGTCAGATGGGAGACGGTAACCAAAAGCAAAGCATATGGCGGTCTGGGTATACGGAAGATGGAGCCTATGAACCGGGCTTTTCTTGCAAAACTTGGATGGAGATTAATCCAGAACGAGGACTCTATTTGGTCCCAGATATTCAAAGCTAAATACTCAGTGTCATCAACGGACTGCTCCACTTGGAAGGCTAAAGCAAACATGTCAAACGCATGGAAAGGAATTCTTCGATCAGTACCAATTCTTCAGAAGGGAATAAGGATAACAGTTAGGAACGGGAGACGAACATCGTTCTGGACCGATTGTTGGTTGGGCGACAAACCCCTATGTCAAGAAGCCATCAATGCTATACCTCCAGGCGACCTCGGTAGACTGGTAGCGAGCTATTGGAGTGCGGATAGAGGATGGCGATGGGAGTCCTTGAACAATTTGCTTCCAGAAGAAATCCTCAGCAAACTTGCGGCATATGTTCTGCACGAGGAGCAGAATCTGGACGATATTGTGGGGTGGAAATTGGAGGCTTCGGGTTGCTTCTCGGTGAGCTCAGCGTACGATATCGCTACAAGGGATGAGGGACCTCCGGAAGTAGCAAAATGGAACAGCATTTGGAAGCTTAAGGTCCCTAATCGCATTCGAACATTCATGTGGCTCGTGAAGCACAATAAAATCATGACTAACGAGAATAGGGTCAAACGGGGCATGACGGAATCGGACAGCTGCTGGTTTTGCACTGGAGTTAAGGAAAACACGGAGCATGTGCTACGCCTCTGCCCGCTAGCAGAACCTGTTTGGAGATCCGTGCTCCCTGCATTTGTAGAGAGAACCAGACTCTTCCCGTTTTCGAAATGGCTTGAGGAGGGGATCAGTGACAAAGGTGATGGTAGACAACCATCCAATGTAAGCTCACTGTTTTCGACAACGCTCTGGTGGATCTGGAAGTGGAGGAACGACGCCATTTTCAACAGTGTGGTGAAACCCCTCCACGCCAAGACCTCCTGGATCAGCACCCAAGTTGGTGAGTTCAATAGAGCCTTCTTTAGAGCAAAGGGTCCGCCCAGTCGAATCGAAAGGAATACTTGGCAAAAGTTTGCATGGACTAAACCCCAGGATGGCTATGTGAAGGTGAATGTGGATGGAGCTGTTGATATTACCTACCACAAAGCCAGCTGTGGCGGTCTAATACGTGATGGCGAAGGCTCGTGGAAGCAAGGGTATGCGTACAATATTGGTAACTACACCCCTCTGGAAGCCGAAGCCTGGGCACTTCTTAAAGGGGTTCAACTGGCTTCACATTTGGGATTTAATAGAGTTACCTTTGAGAGCGACTCAACTGAAGTTGTGAGCTACCTTACTAGGCCCAGACCCCCAACAATTGCAGCCCACAACATCTTAGAGGCTTGCAAAAGAGAACTACGGGCTATTGAGGTTTGGCAAATCACGTTGATCGTCCGTGAACAAAATCAAGCTGCGGACAGTTTAGCTAAGTTAGCTAGGAGTCTCCATAGAGGCTTACATATTTTCGATAGCCCTCCGGAGAGCATCTTAGGCTTTCTGGAGGATGATCGTTGTGGTCTCCCAGTCTAG